The Chaetodon auriga isolate fChaAug3 chromosome 20, fChaAug3.hap1, whole genome shotgun sequence genome contains the following window.
AGATTTGGTTCAAGGGACTGTGGATTCGCCGTTGAAGACAGGGAACTGGATGTGTTTCCTGAGGCAAGGCAAGTGATTGATTTAAGCGGTGATCCAGAAATCGAGGAATACCTACAACAGGCAGTGGAACAACACGGACTACAACAGCCACAAGACTGGAAGACAGCCTCAGAACTGTACATCACTCTGAAGGAAATAGCTGGGCTATAGATATGGACTATTGGAACCCCTGTTTCTACCTTTCTTAGGTATCCCACATTAACATGGACATATTAAGacaatattttccttttttccttatTTAGTGTTCTGCTTTAATGCATCTTAATGCTTATCAGTAAATGACTGGTGGACTATACAAGCCTGAGTTTTGAAAAACACATCCCATTCATAAATGTGATCCGACATTTACAAATTGCTTCAAGCGATAAATTACAGGATAATATCCCACAAGtggttatttttttgttttttttaattttattctgATTCAATGTTCATGTAAACATCAGTTACTTACAAAAGCATTTGTTCtgattttacattgtttttttaaatatatgcaGAGCTgtaaaaaacaggaaacagcaaaaataaataaaaatcaggaCACCGCTCTGAGATATTTATTGATAAGATATCCAAGTAGCTATGCAAGTAGCTAACTGCACAGATTTGAACAACGTACAGAAGAACTCACACGGGTGAACAATTACTTTAATACATGACACGTCCCAAATGGCCTTTTAACAAGAGAGGCAGTACAGTAACTGATACTAACAGGCAAACATGGCCTTGTAAGGTATTATTCTGACCAGAGagttgagaaaaataaaagacaaaaaataaataaaacggAGCCTAAATCAAGCCATAGCTCAAACCACTTTTAATAAAGTGATTATACATCCAAGTCCCTTTGGCAACTAAAAACACCCAAAGCCTGGCGCATTTTGGATGCTGAACTCCATATTCGTCTTAAAGACACTGTAGGAGTCGAGTAGTGGGAGCTTGAGTGTGTTTGAACATGTGGTTGCCATTGGAAACGGCGAATCACTTAAAAACTCTATACTTGGAGGGGGTGTTATTCCCACTGGTGGCAGTGCTGACAATCCAGTGGCAAACATCAGCACATCTGGGAGGGACACAGCCATCACTTTATCTAAAAAGAGAAAGTCAACATTGTAGTAGTGCATTGACACTGCATTATCCAAAAACATAAAGTGACTCATTAGCTCTATATTTCATTAATAAACTAAAACTTACAAATATGACTGCACTATACAaatcatatactgtacagtcgtggaaaaaaataagagaCCACTTGAAAACGATGAGTTTCTCTGGTTTTACAATTTATAGGTAGGTGTTTGagtgaaatgaacatttgttttattctattaactactgacaacatttcacccaaaatttaaatgaaaatactgtCATTTAGAGCATTTATTGGCAGAAAATGACAACTAgtcaaaataaccaaaaataTTAAGTCTTTTCAGACCTCGAATAAGGCAAAGAcaacatattcatattcattcctaaacaacacaacataaatattttaactTAGGGGTTTATACATCAACTTTAGTGGGATGATGTTTAATCCCAGCAGTGGTTTTTATGATCTTCCTATAAAACCAGATGTGTTTCAGGCGATCACCTAATCAGTGTCTTATTAAGTAgaatgctttgtgtttgtgttggtattttaaaaaaaactagaATGAAATGAGTACCGTACATGTAGAGATGCTTTTAAAGAAACATTAGTAAAAGTGGTCTCTTAAATGTTTTCCGCCACTGTATATCTAACAAAACAGCCATGACAAACCTTCACAGTCCAGCAGAAAATCAGCCCAAAATCCGATTACTTTGGTCTCTCTCAGCCACCTGTTGCTTCCCTTTGTGCTGAAGTCTGGTCTGAACAGGTCTTCTATTTCTGCAGCAGTCAGGGTCTTGGCAGAATagcacaggagaggagcaagCACACCAGGATGCTGCTGGAGTGAAGCCAAAAACTGCAGACTAGCCAGTCCATCTGCAGAAAACTGCAGACTAGCCAGTCCATCTTTGAATCTATTAAGGACAATTATTGTGTTAAGACATAGGTGGGGTTTATCAGgtctgacagaaaacaatacTACCAAACATATAGCAACAATGTATGCAAATATACTTACAGATAAGACTtttaattgaatatatttttaaaaaacaaaaacagaaactgcaTACTCACAATGCTGTACACTTGTTGAGTATGCCTGAAGGAGGTCACAGACCGAAAGCTTGCACAAATAAATTAATGATTGCACAGCACTGAGTGTGtggttgctgtttttgtttttttaatgtcaaagttCAGCTCAGAAGAATCTTGCCCAGAGATGAGCGGTGGCTTTTTTTCAcaattgaatatattttgaCATAAATTCAGATTGTATAATCTCATGCCTATAGGTAAAGTAGATTGTTTATATGGGATCATACAGACAACATTTCATAGTGTACAGAAATTAGTTGTGATGTCAAAAAAGGAGAGATCATCATGATTTGGACTTCTCCCCTAAAAATCTTGCTTTCACATTGtaagaaacagaaatgtgctAAACAAAGCACAATCATTTATTTGAGCACTAAGTACACAAAGGAAAAATGGACAGATAAGCCGGATGGTATTTGAGGGTCAAAGGGAGCATAACCTGAGCTGATAATTACTGAACCTTTATGGTTTCAAACAGCTGATTAGTTTCATTAGTACTAGCTGGTTACTCTAGGTAATTATGTATAATGAATAGAAATAAACCAGGGGAGCTCAAATATGTTTCGCCATGTCAAAAGGTACATAAGACAGAACTTTCAATTGAATCTCATGGACATGCTCATTTAAAAGTTAAATATTTGTCTTTAACAAAGTTTAGTCAGTGTCAGACTGTACTTCATGATTTACACACATGTACTTTGTGGATCATAAAAGTGATGAAACCTAAAATTAGATAGTATTGTTcaatacattaaaatgttttgtccaGCATTTCCCTGAAGGGGACAAAAAGAGGACATTCCAACAGAAGATTGCCCTTTTACAATCTAATCCAGTAATAATGCTCCTCAATCCTGCTATTTCAGAAATACCTGGTGGCACTGTCTCACAATGTGTCAGTGGCTCCAGTGATATGCAATTGGTAATACTGATTGAATGTTTGATTAGTTAAAAACTAAACTGTTGCATTTTTGGATGAttgttgccaaaaaaaaaaagggttttaaaTATTACCGTTGAATGGCAAAGTGGTTGCGGTCTATAATGTACCATTTGAGGTACTCCTCCACGAGTGTATGCTTCTCACAAACTTTGACATGTCGGAAGCATCCAGCTGTTTGGAACATTGTGCTGTTTTGCAAAATTAGATTTTGCAAAGACTCCTCCGATTCTGCTTCCTGGACCTGTTTAAAAGACATTAATTATAAGGCCAACCCCAAAACATCCATGCTTGTTTACTCTTCTCCTTGATGAATACAAATctagcattaaaaaaaaaagatgaaatgactTTTACATCTCGTTGAAAGTGGAAATCAGCGGAAGTGGAAATCTGTCCCTTTACATAAGTACAACTTATCATCTCTTGAGTCTAGTCTTACTTTAAATTAAAGATATGATTTTAAGGTGTCCTTCCTTCCTTGAGTCCAAATAATTTTCTACCTGATGTAGAGCTCTCCCTATTTCCTCATCTTTTACATCTTCCACAGTGGCGCTGAAACTTGGCTTCCCTATTATGTGGTTGACAAGGTCCTTTGAGAGGAAATGTGGTGCTGGCCCTCCATGTACGATGGATACAGCAATCATCTTGCCTGCAAGATAGTACTCATCTTCCCTGACAGCTGTTATAGAGAGTACAGAATTATCATACATAATACATAGCATCTATATCAGtggaggatttaaaaaaaaaaaaaagaagaaaaaaattatcTAAAACttatcattttaaaataatgacaaaaaacCCACCTGTGGGATTGTACACAAGATAGCGTCTTTCTGGAGGTCCATCAAAGATGGGATGATTTCTCAGGTGATTTATTAGAAGTGTGAGGAATTCCCGCCTCGGCCCACCTGTGTCCAACCCTTCTTCAAAGGACCCTGCATCATCTGTGAACTTCACAAAGATGTCACTGTTTTCGGAGTATGAGCTGCGTCGAAAGCCTCTTACGGCTCCATCCCATACATCAGATCTCGATATATTGAACCTGCTGACTTTCTTGTGGTCAATTGCAAGTGCCAAATTTGCAATTATTTCAGAGGCCTGCACACTCGTGGGTCTAGAAAAAAGCGAGAAACATATTTTAGACATAAAAAATAGATTCAAAGTACAGTAGCTACTTTACTAAACAAAAATCTTTCATTCCATATTCACAGACTATATCCTGACATGTAATTGACACGAGAGACACTGATAAGTCAATCTCTAAAAGAATGAGCAAgttttttattcttattatctTAATTCCAATGGACTCTCTTCAAACACACATCTCAACA
Protein-coding sequences here:
- the LOC143339319 gene encoding G2/M phase-specific E3 ubiquitin-protein ligase-like — encoded protein: MRKHNDINQNGKESQTKTPTLETFLEYRKRKAEERQNFSCGKMKAKKICKINIGLMTIGKGGVLKPQRGKTVCLSTHPDITALDLLTEAVRKMRDFNKDLDEGPFLLLYPDGSEVINIPGTQRPFTLKAYKEAIGKSYQRITIFICQKKDFGEVGELPATSDSDPEIVIKTTSREFDLADTLPFEPHHKSTPVHKEPDKVVQASEIIANLALAIDHKKVSRFNISRSDVWDGAVRGFRRSSYSENSDIFVKFTDDAGSFEEGLDTGGPRREFLTLLINHLRNHPIFDGPPERRYLVYNPTAVREDEYYLAGKMIAVSIVHGGPAPHFLSKDLVNHIIGKPSFSATVEDVKDEEIGRALHQVQEAESEESLQNLILQNSTMFQTAGCFRHVKVCEKHTLVEEYLKWYIIDRNHFAIQRFKDGLASLQFSADGLASLQFLASLQQHPGVLAPLLCYSAKTLTAAEIEDLFRPDFSTKGSNRWLRETKVIGFWADFLLDCEDKVMAVSLPDVLMFATGLKHIQFPVFNGESTVP